The following are from one region of the Coffea eugenioides isolate CCC68of chromosome 2, Ceug_1.0, whole genome shotgun sequence genome:
- the LOC113762925 gene encoding epimerase family protein SDR39U1 homolog, chloroplastic isoform X1 translates to METRGAIAAAAAFTWSNSISSAHHLSPQPFSAYGCRTPKIRCLHDSAPSQKRADQMIVSVTGATGFIGKRLVQRLHSDSHYVRVLTRSKSNAQAIFPAKQFPGIVFAEESEWKDCIRGSTAVVNLAGMPISTRWSPEIKKEIKQSRIRVTSKVVDLINDSTSDVRPEVLISATAVGFYGTSETQVFDEKSPSGNDYLAEVCREWEGTALKVQKDVRLALIRIGVVLGKDGGALAKMIPLFMMFAGGPLGSGRQWFSWIHVDDLVNLICEALSNPSYKGVINGTAPNPVRLGEMCEQLGSVLSRPSWLPVPDIALKAVLGEGASVVLEGQKVLPARAEELGFPFKYRYVKDALKAIMP, encoded by the exons ATGGAAACCCGTGGAGCtattgctgctgctgctgcattCACCTGGTCAAACTCCATTTCTTCCGCCCATCATCTTTCCCCGCAGCCCTTCTCT GCCTATGGGTGTAGGACTCCAAAAATTCGGTGCCTGCATGACTCTGCTCCATCTCAAAAAAGG GCAGATCAAATGATCGTTTCTGTGACTGGGGCAACAGGGTTCATTGGTAAAAGACTGGTCCAAAGGTTACATTCAG ATAGCCATTATGTTCGTGTCTTGACGAGATCTAAATCCAATGCGCAAGCAATTTTCCCCG CCAAGCAATTTCCTGGAATTGTATTTGCTGAGGAGTCTGAGTGGAAAGATTGCATTCGGGGCTCAACAGCTGTGGTAAATTTGGCTGGAATGCCCATTAGTACGAGATGGTCTCCAGAG ATCAAGAAAGAGATCAAGCAAAGCAGGATTAGAGTCACCTCAAAG GTTGTAGATTTGATAAATGATTCAACAAGTGATGTTCGCCCTGAAGTTCTGATTAGTGCAACTGCTGTTGGTTTTTATG GGACCAGTGAGACTCAAGTTTTTGATGAAAAGAGTCCATCAGGGAATGATTATTTGGCTGAG GTTTGTAGAGAATGGGAAGGAACTGCCCTCAAAGTCCAAAAAGATGTCAGGCTAGCCTTGATTCGCATTGGAGTTGTCCTTGGGAAAGATGGTGGTGCTTTGG CTAAAATGATCCCCCTTTTTATGATGTTTGCTGGTGGACCTCTGGGCTCTGGAAGACAATG GTTTTCATGGATTCATGTGGATGATCTAGTTAATCTGATATGTGAAGCTTTATCCAACCCATCTTACAAAG GGGTCATCAATGGCACTGCACCAAATCCTGTCAGGCTGGGGGAGATGTGTGAACAACTGGGATCTGTTTTAAGCCGGCCTTCATGGTTGCCAGTGCCAGATATTGCACTAAAGGCGGTTCTTGGAGAAGGTGCTTCAGTG GTTTTGGAAGGACAGAAGGTGCTTCCCGCTAGAGCAGAGGAACTAGGTTTTCCGTTCAAGTATCGTTATGTGAAAGACGCACTGAAAGCCATAATGCCATGA
- the LOC113762925 gene encoding epimerase family protein SDR39U1 homolog, chloroplastic isoform X2, with product MIVSVTGATGFIGKRLVQRLHSDSHYVRVLTRSKSNAQAIFPAKQFPGIVFAEESEWKDCIRGSTAVVNLAGMPISTRWSPEIKKEIKQSRIRVTSKVVDLINDSTSDVRPEVLISATAVGFYGTSETQVFDEKSPSGNDYLAEVCREWEGTALKVQKDVRLALIRIGVVLGKDGGALAKMIPLFMMFAGGPLGSGRQWFSWIHVDDLVNLICEALSNPSYKGVINGTAPNPVRLGEMCEQLGSVLSRPSWLPVPDIALKAVLGEGASVVLEGQKVLPARAEELGFPFKYRYVKDALKAIMP from the exons ATGATCGTTTCTGTGACTGGGGCAACAGGGTTCATTGGTAAAAGACTGGTCCAAAGGTTACATTCAG ATAGCCATTATGTTCGTGTCTTGACGAGATCTAAATCCAATGCGCAAGCAATTTTCCCCG CCAAGCAATTTCCTGGAATTGTATTTGCTGAGGAGTCTGAGTGGAAAGATTGCATTCGGGGCTCAACAGCTGTGGTAAATTTGGCTGGAATGCCCATTAGTACGAGATGGTCTCCAGAG ATCAAGAAAGAGATCAAGCAAAGCAGGATTAGAGTCACCTCAAAG GTTGTAGATTTGATAAATGATTCAACAAGTGATGTTCGCCCTGAAGTTCTGATTAGTGCAACTGCTGTTGGTTTTTATG GGACCAGTGAGACTCAAGTTTTTGATGAAAAGAGTCCATCAGGGAATGATTATTTGGCTGAG GTTTGTAGAGAATGGGAAGGAACTGCCCTCAAAGTCCAAAAAGATGTCAGGCTAGCCTTGATTCGCATTGGAGTTGTCCTTGGGAAAGATGGTGGTGCTTTGG CTAAAATGATCCCCCTTTTTATGATGTTTGCTGGTGGACCTCTGGGCTCTGGAAGACAATG GTTTTCATGGATTCATGTGGATGATCTAGTTAATCTGATATGTGAAGCTTTATCCAACCCATCTTACAAAG GGGTCATCAATGGCACTGCACCAAATCCTGTCAGGCTGGGGGAGATGTGTGAACAACTGGGATCTGTTTTAAGCCGGCCTTCATGGTTGCCAGTGCCAGATATTGCACTAAAGGCGGTTCTTGGAGAAGGTGCTTCAGTG GTTTTGGAAGGACAGAAGGTGCTTCCCGCTAGAGCAGAGGAACTAGGTTTTCCGTTCAAGTATCGTTATGTGAAAGACGCACTGAAAGCCATAATGCCATGA
- the LOC113762195 gene encoding ubiquitin recognition factor in ER-associated degradation protein 1 gives MFFDGYGYHGTSFEQTYRCYPASFIDKPQIENGDKIIMPPSALDRLASLHIDYPMLFELRNAATERVSHCGVLEFIAEEGMIYMPYWMMENLLLQEGDIVRVKNVTLPKGTYVKLQPHTKDFLEISNPKAILETTLRNFSCLTTGDSIMVAYNNKKYYIDIIETKPSNAISIIETDCEVDFAPPLDYKEPEKPTPSPASSNALGGPEASENAQPKFNPFSGVGRRLDGKPMKYQPSPASSSGSNDKRPEVSGGAQPSSGSSSQGASRQSQGKLVFGSNQNRTRETQKEPSKETKPEEPEKKEEPKFQAFTGKKYSLKG, from the exons TTCTTTGACGGGTATGGGTATCATGGAACATCATTCGAGCAAACGTATCGATGCTACCCTGCATCTTTTATCGATAAG CCACAGATAGAAAATGGTGATAAAA TTATAATGCCTCCTTCAGCTCTTGACCGTCTCG CATCTCTTCATATTGATTATCCAATGTTGTTTGAGCTTCGAAATGCTGCAACAGAGCGGGTATCTCATTGTGGGGTTCTAGAGTTCATTGCAGAAGAGGGCATGATATATATGCCATATTGG ATGATGGAGAATTTGTTGTTACAAGAAGGAGATATTGTACGTGTGAAAAATGTGACTCTTCCTAAGGGTACATATGTTAAGTTGCAACCACACACTAAGGACTTCTTGGAAATTTCCAACCCCAAAGCCAT CTTGGAGACAACACTAAGAAACTTTTCCTGCTTAACAACGGGTGACAGTATTATGGTGGCCTACAACAACAAGAAGTACTACATTGATATTATAGAGACAAAACCCTCTAATGCCATAAGCATTATTGAAACGGACTGTGAAGTGGACTTTGCTCCTCCACTGGATTACAAGGAACCTGAAAAACCCACCCCTTCTCCTGCATCAAGCAACGCATTAGGAG GTCCAGAGGCTTCAGAAAATGCACAACCAAAATTTAACCCATTTAGTGGTGTTGGAAGACGCTTAGATGGGAAACCCATGAAATACCAACCTTCACCAGCTTCTTCGTCCGGTTCCAATGATAAGCGACCTGAGGTCTCTGGTGGCGCACAGCCTTCTTCAGGTTCAAGTTCACAGGGTGCTAGTCGACAGTCTCAGGGAAAGCTCGTCTTTGGCTCAAACCAAAACCGTACACGCGAAACACAAAAG GAACCTTCGAAAGAGACTAAACCAGAAGAACctgaaaagaaagaagagcCAAAGTTCCAGGCTTTCACAGGGAAGAAATATTCACTGAAGGGATAA